A window from Hevea brasiliensis isolate MT/VB/25A 57/8 unplaced genomic scaffold, ASM3005281v1 Scaf32, whole genome shotgun sequence encodes these proteins:
- the LOC131177072 gene encoding receptor-like protein 46, with amino-acid sequence MELPTEIGNLSNIVSLVLSNNYLSGEIPTWLFDFNNLTELFLEGNKFVMKNARIAPRSMLNILSLGSCNLLGQIPIWISTQTQLMFLDLSDNNIEGTLPQWLFQSLSLIFLLLSNNNLSGVLPDTIGEATEMNVLMLSGNHFSEPIPITISNMFHLVLLDLSSNIFSGNEFPIFNPNPSLVYIDLSSNILSGQPESRRKVAAHCARIEEENSSICAIAVAPASSYSGAARWGRLTGRPWWLEACRLEEKGRGRESDGRENAAKGLVGAVCCRSDGSGGGDGGSAECCWAGGTDCPSGCAVGSVSVAGCAVSEGGKLNPVLDRCVASKYRVSESAGRGQGSFDTCDAADVCFFTGRGGFGLCGG; translated from the exons ATGGAGTTACCAACTGAGATTGGCAACCTCTCCAACATAGTATCTTTGGTCTTAAGTAACAACTATTTGTCCGGTGAGATTCCAACATGGCTGTTCGATTTCAATAACCTCACTGAATTGTTTCTCGAGGGAAACAAATTTGTTATGAAAAATGCTAGAATAGCACCAAGGAGCATGTTAAATATATTATCATTGGGATCTTGCAATCTTTTAGGGCAAATTCCCATTTGGATTTCCACCCAGACCCAGCTTATGTTCTTGGACTTGAGTGATAATAACATTGAAGGAACTCTCCCTCAGTGGTTATTTCAATCTCTATCTTTAATATTTCTCTTACTTTCAAATAATAACTTATCAGGAGTATTGCCAGATACAATTGGTGAAGCCACTGAAATGAATGTGCTCATGTTGTCAGGTAACCATTTCTCCGAACCAATTCCTATAACCATCTCAAATATGTTTCACCTTGTGTTGCTGGACTTGTCAAGCAACATATTTTCAGGCAATGAGTTTCCAATATTTAATCCAAATCCATCATTGGTTTATATTGATCTTTCCTCCAATATACTATCTGGTCAG ccggaatcgcgtcGGAAAGttgctgcccactgtgcgcgcatTGAGGAGGAAAACTCCTCCATTTGCGCTATTGCCGTTGCTCCCGCCAGTAGCTACTCAGGCGCCGCCAGGTGGGGACGCCTCACCGGCCGGCCATGGTGGCTGGAGGCTTGCCGGCTGGAAGAAAAAGGGAGGGGGAGGGAGAGTGACGGGAGGGAGA atgctGCTAAAGGACTGGTTGGAGCTGTTTGCTGTCGAAGTGATggttctggaggaggtgatggag GTTCAGCAGAATGCTGTTGGGCTGGTGGGACAGATTGTCCCTCTGGTTGTGCAGTGGGTTCAGTTTCTGTTGCTGGTTGTGCAGTGTCAGAAGGTGGCAAGCTGAATCCAGTTTTGGATAGGtgtgtagcatcaaaatataggGTGTCTGAAAGTGCTG gaagaggccaaggtagTTTTGATACCTGTGATGCTGCTGATGTTTGCTTTTTTACTGGAAGAGGGGGATTTGGCTTgtgtggaggctga